One Turneriella parva DSM 21527 genomic region harbors:
- the rplR gene encoding 50S ribosomal protein L18 — MASVARLNRQKAKRIARVRANLRKGNRAGKPRIYFHVSGRHLYAQVVDDNAGKTLLSCSTVDKALQTTAVKSFTNKEFSAKLAHTLVGKMQAANLKLDAGYIFDRGAKLYHGRVKSFADALREKGVSI; from the coding sequence ATGGCATCGGTAGCAAGATTAAACCGCCAAAAAGCTAAGCGCATAGCACGTGTGCGGGCGAACCTGCGAAAGGGAAATCGCGCGGGCAAGCCGCGAATTTACTTTCACGTCTCAGGCCGGCATCTTTATGCGCAGGTTGTGGATGACAACGCAGGTAAGACCCTGTTGTCATGCTCTACGGTCGACAAGGCGCTTCAGACAACTGCAGTGAAATCGTTCACGAATAAAGAGTTTTCGGCAAAACTGGCGCATACTCTGGTAGGCAAAATGCAGGCAGCCAACCTTAAACTCGATGCGGGTTATATATTTGACCGCGGTGCAAAGCTGTATCACGGTCGCGTGAAGAGCTTTGCAGACGCATTAAGGGAAAAGGGCGTCAGCATCTGA